In Sedimentibacter sp. MB31-C6, one genomic interval encodes:
- a CDS encoding B3/B4 domain-containing protein yields MKYTVDKSVFELNPDMKFGILIGNNIKNSKTTLEDEERLRKAEIKMRDEIKVEEIRNLRNVSLYREVMRKSGINPNKYPPSVEAMFKRIIKGGQLPVINSLVDLCNAISIERGISLGGHDLIDINEDLEVRYSKKRDVFLPFGSENYEEVQEGELIFTSGNIVQTLKWVWRQSELGKVTLDSSDVFFQLVGFGYEQCSSLYEAMNDIEDLIKNRFQGSCRRYLVDINNPSIEF; encoded by the coding sequence ATGAAATACACAGTAGATAAATCTGTTTTTGAATTAAATCCTGATATGAAATTTGGGATATTAATAGGAAATAATATTAAAAATTCAAAAACTACACTAGAGGATGAAGAAAGATTAAGAAAAGCAGAGATTAAAATGAGAGATGAAATAAAGGTGGAGGAGATAAGGAATTTGCGCAATGTGTCATTATACAGAGAAGTCATGCGAAAATCCGGTATCAATCCAAATAAGTATCCTCCTTCTGTAGAAGCTATGTTTAAAAGAATAATAAAAGGTGGACAACTGCCTGTTATTAACTCTTTGGTTGATTTGTGTAATGCTATATCAATAGAAAGAGGAATTTCACTTGGAGGACATGATTTAATAGATATTAATGAGGATTTGGAAGTTCGCTACAGCAAAAAAAGAGATGTTTTTTTGCCATTCGGCTCAGAAAATTACGAAGAAGTCCAAGAAGGGGAACTTATATTTACAAGCGGTAATATAGTACAAACATTGAAATGGGTTTGGAGACAAAGCGAATTGGGCAAGGTTACTTTAGACAGCAGCGATGTATTTTTCCAGCTCGTTGGATTTGGGTATGAGCAATGCTCTTCTTTATATGAAGCAATGAACGATATAGAAGATTTGATAAAAAACAGGTTCCAAGGAAGTTGCAGGAGATACTTGGTAGATATTAATAATCCGTCTATTGAGTTTTAA
- a CDS encoding flavin reductase: protein MDNFREIKPEYLDKNVFHLINDEWMLITAEKDNKVNTMTASWGGFGIMWNKKVTNIVVRPQRYTKEFIDSSETYSLCFFDKEYKKTMAYLGSVSGRDEEKIEKSNLTVNYIDDTPYFKEANMVIICKKLYAQKMKPECFIMTELDNINYPIKDYHTLYISEIDKIYVKEENN from the coding sequence ATGGATAATTTTAGAGAGATTAAGCCAGAGTATTTGGATAAGAATGTTTTTCATTTAATAAATGATGAATGGATGCTGATTACAGCTGAAAAAGATAATAAGGTTAATACTATGACTGCATCATGGGGTGGGTTCGGTATCATGTGGAACAAAAAAGTTACTAATATAGTAGTGAGACCTCAAAGATATACAAAAGAATTTATTGACAGTTCAGAAACCTATTCATTATGTTTTTTTGATAAAGAATATAAAAAAACTATGGCGTATCTAGGTTCAGTTTCAGGAAGAGATGAAGAAAAAATAGAAAAAAGTAATTTGACAGTAAATTACATTGATGACACTCCATATTTTAAAGAAGCTAACATGGTTATTATCTGTAAGAAATTGTACGCTCAGAAAATGAAACCAGAATGTTTTATAATGACAGAATTAGATAATATAAATTATCCAATTAAAGATTATCATACTTTGTATATTTCCGAAATAGATAAAATTTATGTAAAAGAAGAAAACAATTAA
- a CDS encoding M20/M25/M40 family metallo-hydrolase: MKESNNIIDMLKFFVSIQSDTHTEMEIDMENSICNFISSIPYFDTTGNYGIEMIPSDDLGRSNVWALKKGKSDKTIILLNHHDVVDVNDYGSLKNIAHNTESIEKELKKIKLNKEITDDLFSQEWIFGRGTADMKAGMCIQLKILEDFSKDTKCDASILFLSVPDEETISAGMRHASILLKKLEKKFQLKYSLIINSEPHSRDDKNIPVIYEGSVGKTMITVYVKGIKSHIGEIFNGFNPSLILSKIINNTEINSELCDRDLGEIAPPPSWGFARDFKECYDASIPESAGGFLSFLTLTKTPKDILSIMKKICVDSLIESLENYNKNANIYYGDSEHRLSFPINVKLYDEFLLDAIKNNKDEVENVLEKTYTRITDSIKKGKISMPESNFEIIKEVMKLTQYSGPVVVIAISPPYYPHISNNKFEHLDSKLREISKSLNEINLSLYGNKIHKKHYFMGISDLSYTSLQNYEATVPYIKSNMPLWRDELYSIPFETIKSLSIPVVNIGPWGKDLHKFTERVYIKDLVTNTYTLISEFIKKLYS, encoded by the coding sequence TTGAAAGAAAGTAATAACATAATAGATATGCTAAAATTTTTTGTTTCTATTCAAAGTGACACTCACACAGAAATGGAAATTGATATGGAAAATTCAATTTGTAATTTCATCTCTAGCATACCATATTTTGATACAACTGGAAACTACGGTATAGAAATGATTCCATCGGATGATTTAGGACGGAGTAATGTATGGGCACTAAAAAAGGGTAAAAGTGACAAAACTATTATTTTATTAAATCATCATGATGTAGTAGATGTAAATGATTATGGAAGTTTAAAGAACATAGCACATAATACAGAAAGCATTGAAAAAGAATTAAAAAAGATAAAATTAAATAAAGAAATTACGGATGATTTATTTTCGCAGGAATGGATATTTGGTCGTGGAACAGCAGATATGAAGGCTGGAATGTGTATTCAGCTTAAAATACTTGAGGATTTTTCTAAAGATACTAAATGTGATGCAAGTATATTATTCTTATCTGTACCTGATGAAGAAACGATTTCCGCAGGAATGCGCCATGCAAGTATATTACTCAAAAAATTAGAGAAAAAATTCCAACTAAAATACTCATTGATAATTAATTCTGAACCTCATAGTAGAGATGATAAAAATATACCTGTAATCTACGAAGGTTCAGTCGGTAAAACAATGATTACTGTTTATGTAAAAGGTATTAAAAGTCATATTGGAGAAATTTTTAATGGCTTTAATCCTAGTTTAATTCTTTCTAAAATAATAAACAATACAGAAATAAACAGTGAATTATGTGATAGAGACTTAGGGGAAATAGCGCCACCGCCTTCTTGGGGTTTTGCAAGGGATTTTAAGGAGTGTTATGATGCCTCAATACCAGAATCTGCAGGTGGATTTTTAAGTTTTCTAACATTAACCAAAACACCTAAAGATATTCTATCGATAATGAAGAAGATATGTGTTGATTCATTAATTGAATCTTTAGAAAATTATAATAAAAACGCAAATATCTATTATGGAGATTCTGAGCATAGGCTTTCCTTTCCTATAAATGTAAAGCTTTACGATGAATTTTTATTGGATGCTATTAAAAACAACAAAGATGAAGTTGAAAATGTACTTGAAAAAACTTATACAAGAATTACAGATAGTATAAAAAAAGGAAAAATATCTATGCCTGAAAGCAATTTTGAAATAATAAAAGAAGTTATGAAACTAACACAATATAGTGGTCCAGTTGTTGTAATTGCAATTTCACCGCCATATTATCCTCACATATCAAATAACAAATTTGAACATTTAGATTCAAAGCTTAGAGAAATATCAAAAAGCTTAAATGAAATTAATTTGTCCCTATATGGAAATAAGATTCATAAAAAGCATTACTTTATGGGGATTTCAGATTTAAGTTACACTTCGTTGCAAAACTATGAGGCAACAGTGCCTTATATTAAAAGTAATATGCCACTTTGGAGAGATGAATTATATTCAATACCATTTGAGACAATTAAATCTTTATCAATTCCAGTTGTAAATATTGGACCTTGGGGTAAGGATTTACATAAATTTACAGAGAGAGTATACATCAAAGATTTAGTTACAAACACATATACATTGATTAGTGAATTTATCAAGAAATTATATTCATAA
- a CDS encoding alanine/glycine:cation symporter family protein codes for MKDVIVNFINTATGMLWGPFMLILLLGGGIFLSFRLKFLQVTHFSYIWSQTLGSLFNKKNDSEEEDMEGSLTPFQAMTTALASTVGAANIVGVPVAIYFGGPGAVFWMWITAILGMITMYAEVVLGIIFREKNSKGDYVGGPMYYLKNGLKSKFLGNTYAFLFMFTIVSGIMVQANSAAGSAASLGLDKNISGIIITVIVGLIVVGGVSRIGKISEKFVPFMASLYMIGCLIIIIANITSIPSVLLEIVKGSFAPRAAIGGFAGSTIALAMRWGIARGAYSNEAGMGSAPIAHSAAKTDHAVRQGFWGMITVFVDTILICTMTALVILSTDIWKAPNIEASAMSAQAFNNFYGPIGGILVSFSILLFVISTIYVILFYGEKLAEYLFGKNFSLVMRYVYLGACFAGAIGGLQFLWIFLDFLFGLSVIPNMIGVIGLSGVVVAKTKEFFTSEDYYLKDINRNMNTLSKK; via the coding sequence ATGAAGGATGTAATTGTAAATTTTATTAACACTGCTACTGGAATGCTTTGGGGACCTTTTATGCTAATACTTTTACTTGGAGGCGGTATTTTTCTTTCGTTCAGATTAAAGTTTTTGCAAGTCACACATTTTAGTTATATTTGGTCACAGACATTAGGTTCGCTGTTTAATAAGAAAAATGATTCTGAAGAAGAGGATATGGAAGGTAGTCTCACGCCGTTTCAGGCAATGACTACAGCGCTGGCTTCTACTGTTGGTGCAGCAAATATTGTAGGTGTACCTGTAGCAATTTATTTTGGAGGACCAGGGGCTGTATTTTGGATGTGGATTACTGCAATTTTAGGAATGATCACTATGTATGCTGAAGTAGTGCTTGGTATTATATTTAGAGAAAAAAATTCTAAGGGTGATTATGTAGGTGGACCTATGTATTATCTTAAAAATGGTTTGAAGTCTAAATTTCTTGGTAATACTTATGCTTTTTTATTCATGTTTACGATTGTATCAGGAATCATGGTTCAGGCAAATTCAGCTGCCGGCTCTGCAGCATCTTTAGGGTTAGATAAAAATATTTCAGGTATTATTATTACCGTAATTGTTGGTTTGATTGTTGTAGGGGGTGTTTCTAGAATTGGTAAAATATCTGAAAAATTCGTACCGTTTATGGCTTCTCTTTATATGATAGGTTGCTTGATTATAATAATTGCTAACATTACATCAATTCCTTCTGTATTACTTGAAATCGTTAAGGGTTCTTTTGCACCTCGTGCAGCAATTGGTGGGTTTGCAGGTAGTACAATAGCTTTGGCGATGAGATGGGGTATAGCAAGAGGTGCTTATTCCAATGAAGCAGGAATGGGAAGTGCTCCTATTGCACATTCAGCTGCTAAAACAGACCATGCAGTTCGTCAAGGATTCTGGGGAATGATTACTGTATTTGTAGATACAATTTTGATTTGTACTATGACTGCATTGGTTATTTTAAGCACAGATATATGGAAGGCTCCTAATATTGAAGCTTCAGCAATGTCTGCCCAAGCATTTAATAATTTTTATGGACCAATTGGTGGAATATTAGTTAGTTTTTCAATTCTCTTGTTTGTTATATCCACTATTTATGTCATTCTATTTTATGGGGAAAAGCTGGCAGAATATCTTTTTGGTAAGAACTTTTCACTTGTTATGCGATACGTTTATCTTGGTGCATGCTTTGCAGGGGCAATTGGTGGATTGCAGTTTCTGTGGATTTTTCTAGACTTTTTGTTTGGATTATCGGTTATACCAAATATGATTGGTGTAATTGGGTTATCGGGGGTTGTAGTTGCGAAAACAAAAGAATTTTTCACATCAGAAGATTATTACTTAAAAGATATAAATAGAAACATGAACACTTTATCTAAAAAGTAG
- a CDS encoding methyltransferase type 11: MSSPWERIPLDDYENHMKLSTVQQLQKLNEIMKSQIDKYNIETVAILGVAGGNGLEHIDCSKIKVVYGIDINQDYLDVCKEKYKNLDDYLVLKKLDLADIANDLPVADIIIANLFIEYIGIDMFIKQLSKKVPPFVSCVIQKNLDINFVSDSPYTEVFEEISLLHRNIDKNSLVNAMSTIGYSLIIFEEHLLPNMKEFIRLDFTNNKIVVRHSNVV; encoded by the coding sequence ATGAGCAGTCCTTGGGAAAGAATTCCTCTAGATGATTATGAGAATCACATGAAATTATCGACGGTACAGCAATTACAGAAATTAAATGAAATTATGAAATCGCAGATAGATAAATACAATATTGAAACAGTTGCCATTTTAGGGGTAGCAGGTGGAAATGGGTTAGAGCATATTGATTGTTCAAAGATTAAGGTTGTTTATGGTATTGATATAAATCAAGATTATTTAGATGTCTGCAAGGAAAAATATAAGAATTTAGACGATTATCTTGTGCTTAAAAAATTAGATTTAGCAGATATAGCAAATGATCTACCAGTGGCAGATATTATAATAGCAAACTTGTTTATTGAATATATTGGCATTGATATGTTTATAAAACAATTGTCAAAAAAAGTTCCACCATTTGTATCTTGTGTAATTCAAAAAAATCTTGATATTAATTTTGTATCAGATTCACCATATACAGAAGTATTTGAAGAAATTTCATTATTGCATAGAAATATAGATAAAAATTCCCTTGTTAATGCTATGAGTACAATAGGTTACAGCTTGATTATTTTTGAGGAACATTTATTACCGAATATGAAAGAATTTATTAGATTGGATTTTACCAATAACAAGATTGTGGTGCGGCATAGCAATGTCGTATAA
- a CDS encoding nitroreductase family protein, giving the protein MANVIINKETCIGCGMCVKDCSRKAIELVNKKAQVDLDLCNECGHCVAICPQASISMPKYDKYEIIEVDEDRLNLDPDDFLYFQKCRRSIRQFKNKDIETDKLNKIIEAGRYSPTASNRQLNRYIVVREKIDEVRDLAIRTLYDAANDPNFDTKGGPDYRNSWIQMYNNYKEKNIDSLFFNAPEIIVIVSEDKAGFAEVNGGIAASRMELQANSLGLGVCYIGFLGRAVKFNNKIKELIGMKDNEEFILSFVIGYPNVKYKRSVNRTPSDVRFI; this is encoded by the coding sequence ATGGCTAATGTAATTATTAACAAAGAAACATGTATTGGATGTGGAATGTGCGTTAAGGATTGCTCGAGAAAAGCAATTGAGTTGGTAAATAAAAAAGCACAAGTTGATTTAGATTTATGTAATGAATGTGGTCATTGTGTGGCGATATGTCCGCAAGCTTCAATTTCAATGCCGAAGTACGATAAGTATGAAATAATAGAAGTAGATGAGGATAGATTAAATTTAGATCCTGATGATTTTTTATATTTTCAAAAATGCAGGAGAAGTATACGTCAATTTAAAAATAAGGATATAGAAACTGATAAATTAAATAAAATAATAGAAGCTGGTCGTTATTCTCCTACAGCTAGCAATAGGCAATTGAATCGTTATATAGTAGTTAGAGAGAAAATAGATGAAGTTAGGGATTTGGCTATAAGGACTTTATATGATGCAGCAAATGATCCTAATTTTGACACTAAAGGCGGACCTGATTATAGAAATTCATGGATACAGATGTATAATAATTATAAAGAAAAGAATATTGACAGCCTATTTTTTAACGCTCCTGAAATTATAGTTATTGTAAGTGAAGATAAGGCAGGATTTGCTGAAGTTAATGGCGGAATTGCAGCTTCAAGAATGGAATTGCAGGCTAATTCTTTAGGATTAGGAGTTTGTTATATTGGATTTTTAGGAAGAGCCGTTAAATTCAACAATAAAATCAAAGAATTAATAGGCATGAAAGATAATGAGGAATTTATACTTTCATTTGTTATTGGCTATCCTAATGTAAAATACAAAAGAAGTGTAAATAGAACGCCATCTGATGTAAGGTTTATTTAA
- a CDS encoding DUF2935 domain-containing protein, which yields MYTRMDFVRQSLELHLFFARIMKEHSFFLEVSFTPRDSGYVQKADELRREFDRFLGEVVSLSNGVVSKGVLQSGEVITPYTQNAEIATSYFTGIRIPTELTQMEANLMGDDMINVNPMMEEQVFLLNQRAIGLVTELIQFKSNILSNVLSCKMFTVNYPLLIDHIMREARLYLATIQRLQNREMVNMHQEAVQQEIFWNKIMAEHAKFIRGLLDPSEDQLFEAANNFGKEFDELTREALMAMNSNMPLKRVTEDSLAATQAIRDFKVQGTQGILDCQIKSVIIPLLGDHTIREANHFLRLLNMFNN from the coding sequence ATGTATACAAGAATGGATTTTGTCCGTCAATCATTAGAATTGCATCTTTTTTTTGCAAGAATTATGAAGGAACACTCGTTTTTTCTGGAAGTATCATTTACACCAAGAGATAGCGGGTATGTACAAAAGGCAGACGAGTTAAGAAGGGAATTTGACAGATTTTTAGGTGAGGTTGTATCGCTTTCCAATGGTGTTGTCAGTAAAGGTGTGCTTCAATCAGGTGAGGTTATTACCCCATATACACAAAATGCGGAAATAGCGACCTCATATTTTACAGGAATAAGAATTCCTACTGAACTTACACAAATGGAGGCTAATTTAATGGGTGATGACATGATTAATGTCAATCCTATGATGGAAGAACAGGTGTTTTTATTGAATCAAAGAGCCATAGGCTTAGTAACCGAATTAATACAGTTCAAATCTAATATATTAAGTAATGTTTTATCTTGTAAGATGTTTACTGTAAATTATCCATTATTAATAGATCATATTATGCGAGAAGCAAGGTTATACTTAGCTACGATTCAAAGACTTCAAAATAGAGAAATGGTTAATATGCATCAAGAGGCAGTTCAACAAGAAATATTCTGGAACAAAATAATGGCGGAACATGCTAAGTTTATCAGAGGACTTCTTGACCCTAGCGAAGATCAGCTATTTGAAGCAGCTAATAATTTTGGTAAAGAGTTTGATGAACTTACAAGAGAGGCGCTAATGGCTATGAATTCAAATATGCCATTGAAGCGAGTTACTGAAGATAGCCTTGCGGCAACTCAGGCAATTAGAGATTTCAAGGTCCAAGGAACACAAGGAATACTTGATTGCCAGATAAAGTCAGTCATCATTCCGCTGCTGGGTGACCATACAATCCGTGAAGCAAATCACTTTTTAAGATTATTGAATATGTTTAATAATTAA
- a CDS encoding arsenate reductase family protein produces the protein MRYTFICYSKUGTCKKAKLWLKDNNIEFDERPIKEENPTENELKGWIKKSSYPIKKFFNTSGVLYKDLKLKEKLGEMSEEEKIKLLSTDGMLVKRPLIVGEDVILVGFKENEWKEKLL, from the coding sequence ATGAGATATACATTTATTTGTTATTCAAAATGAGGTACATGCAAAAAAGCTAAGTTATGGCTAAAAGATAATAATATTGAATTTGATGAAAGACCTATAAAGGAAGAAAATCCAACTGAAAATGAATTGAAGGGTTGGATAAAAAAAAGTAGTTATCCCATAAAGAAGTTTTTTAATACAAGTGGAGTTTTGTATAAAGATTTAAAGCTTAAAGAAAAACTTGGCGAAATGTCAGAAGAAGAAAAAATTAAGTTGTTATCAACTGATGGCATGCTTGTTAAAAGACCTTTAATTGTAGGTGAAGATGTTATATTGGTTGGATTTAAAGAGAATGAGTGGAAAGAAAAATTATTATAG
- a CDS encoding amidohydrolase: MNIDKILYNGNIITMRKESERAEAIAISDDKIVAVGKNCEILEIRSSNTELINLDKKTVLPGFFDSHIHLVSTILSNIAINCFEAKSISEILDLIEAKKNNMGNMPLIYGKGISNFTLKEKRFPTRREIDLVAPNIPVILSSIEFHTVIVNSYAMHLFNIPFTTNSFEKDSENRFTGKISNRGSYIARKKMFEMISDKIYLDNLDKTMSQIVKQGITTAITVEGGSLFHNNHAEFILNNKNIFPIDIELFYSTTNTSKVLSAGLPRIGGDIFLDGSFRSQNAALYEPYSDNKNSTGFLFFNRDELFEFISQSDNLRLQIAIHAVGPRAIDMLLDCYEQAIKENNTSNQRHRIEHFELPTEKQILRAKELNLVLAMHPTYELYFRGKDDMYDKRIGYERTRLTNPFKNIIDKDITVAGCSDSDVLPIDTMLGVHAATNHINENSRISTYEALKMYTINGAYGIFQENIKGTLEKSKLADIVVLSSDPIITKKEYLKDIKILLTMKSGKILYNSLGGLKYD, translated from the coding sequence TTGAACATAGATAAAATCTTATATAATGGAAATATTATAACTATGAGAAAAGAATCTGAAAGGGCTGAAGCTATAGCGATATCTGATGATAAAATTGTTGCTGTAGGAAAAAACTGCGAGATATTAGAAATAAGATCTTCTAATACAGAACTAATTAATCTTGATAAAAAAACAGTACTCCCCGGTTTTTTCGATTCTCACATTCATTTAGTATCAACCATTCTAAGCAACATAGCCATAAACTGTTTTGAAGCAAAATCTATTTCTGAAATATTAGATTTAATTGAAGCTAAAAAAAATAACATGGGCAATATGCCATTAATCTATGGTAAGGGAATTTCAAATTTTACGTTAAAAGAAAAAAGATTTCCTACACGAAGAGAAATAGACCTCGTGGCTCCTAATATTCCTGTAATCCTTAGCAGTATAGAATTTCATACTGTTATTGTGAATTCTTATGCAATGCATTTATTTAACATTCCATTCACTACTAACTCTTTCGAAAAAGATTCAGAAAATAGATTTACTGGAAAAATAAGCAATAGAGGAAGCTATATAGCAAGAAAAAAAATGTTTGAAATGATAAGCGATAAAATTTATCTAGATAATTTAGATAAAACAATGTCTCAAATTGTAAAGCAAGGCATAACAACAGCTATTACTGTAGAAGGAGGCTCCTTATTTCATAATAATCATGCAGAATTCATTTTAAATAATAAAAATATATTTCCTATTGATATTGAATTATTTTATTCAACTACAAATACATCTAAAGTATTAAGTGCAGGCTTACCTAGAATAGGTGGAGATATTTTTTTAGATGGCTCATTTCGCTCACAAAATGCAGCCTTATATGAACCATATAGCGATAACAAAAATTCAACTGGGTTTTTATTTTTTAACCGTGATGAATTATTTGAATTTATATCCCAATCTGACAATCTGCGACTACAAATTGCAATACATGCAGTAGGTCCAAGAGCAATAGATATGCTTTTAGATTGCTATGAACAAGCAATAAAAGAGAATAATACAAGTAATCAAAGACATCGTATAGAACATTTTGAACTACCTACCGAAAAACAAATACTGAGAGCTAAAGAATTAAATCTTGTATTAGCAATGCATCCAACATATGAACTTTATTTTCGAGGAAAAGATGATATGTACGATAAACGTATAGGTTATGAAAGAACAAGATTAACAAATCCATTTAAAAATATTATAGATAAAGATATTACTGTTGCGGGTTGTTCAGACAGTGATGTTCTCCCAATCGATACAATGCTTGGTGTACATGCTGCTACAAATCATATTAACGAAAATTCAAGAATTTCTACCTATGAAGCACTTAAAATGTATACAATAAATGGAGCTTATGGAATTTTCCAAGAAAATATTAAAGGAACTTTAGAAAAAAGCAAATTAGCAGATATAGTAGTACTTTCTTCTGACCCAATAATAACAAAAAAGGAATACTTGAAAGATATAAAAATTCTTCTAACAATGAAATCAGGAAAAATATTGTATAATTCTCTTGGAGGATTAAAGTATGATTGA